AATGTTGGAGAAACAGTGACTTTGCACGACTTCTATAAAGGCAACCTGGCACTGTACTTTATGTGGTACAAGCAAACAATGGGTGACAATCCTCAACTTTTATCAACCTTTTACAAGTATAACAAGAATGCAACATTTTACCATGAATTTAAGGATAACACTCGCTTTTCAGTGCAAAGCGGTAAAGGAATGAATCACCTAAAGATCTCAGACATGCAGCTCTCTGATTCAGCCTCATATTACTGTGGGAACTCTTATGCCAACCAGGTGGAGTTTGGAGCAGGACTCATTCTCACTGTGAAAGGTACAACATCTGAATTTAGAGACAAAGGAAATAGTAACTAATGTTCTGCAACTATAAACTGTAATCTTGAGGACTTTTCCCACATTACGTTTTGAATACGATGGGAACAGATTTACTGACTTACAAACCTTTGTGAGGGATCAGCCGGATCAAGTGGTCCGACTCCGCCCTCTCCTGGAGGTGGGCCGCAGTACAGCCACTACTGATGAGCTCACCTGAGTTCAATTGACTGATTATTGTTTGTGCTCTCTgaaggggcagagagaaagagtgattaTGAGTTGGAGACTATGGTGAATTCCCAGACAGTAGGTTTCCTGGTAATAAAGCTGAAGCTGTTGGAGTGGTGTTTGGTAACAACCgttagtttatatatatatatatatatatatatatattttgctagCCATTACCCTGGCCTTTGTTTGTATGGTCCTGGGGAGAGTTGAAAGAAGAACACCCAATACAGTTTCCTCCTTTTTTTTAAAGTCACGTTTCTGCATCTCATGCTGTCCCGCTTAGGATTTCGTCAGTGAATAGGTATGGCCTTTTACATTGGTGGAGAATGCGGGCAAAAGAAGCAGAGACTGACCGAATCCCCCCCCCGCCCCATAGCAAAGGCGAAGGACAGAAGATGAGCAAGGCCATTTTGACCCAGCTGGCGGCATGCGCCGTACAACAGGGGCAAACACTGGCCGCAATCCAACAGGACCTGACAACGGGAGAGGCTGGCAGACAGGAGAGCCACACCGAGCGTGAACATCCTGATCCCACGGATCAGCAAGGAGGACGACATTGAGGCCTACTTCCTGGCCTACGAACGGAAGGCCAGGTAAGACGTATGGCCTGAAGGAGAGTGGGCCAGGCTGATCAGGCCCCTGCTATCAGGGCCAGCACAGGTGGCTTATTACGACCTTGGCGAAGAAGCTGAGCTGGACTACGACAAGTTGACGGCAGAGGTGTTGGCTCGGTATAACCTGAACCATTGCGAGAGAGCCCAGAGGTTTCACGGATGGACCTACAGGGATGACGAATCACCCAGAGTACAAGCGTTCCAGTTAGTCCGCCTAGTGAAAGGCTGGCTGGGGTCCGCCCGGTCCGTAACGGGACTACTTTAGACAATCATGGTTGACAAGTGCTTGAGAGCTGCCGCCTACCCTACTAAGAACAATAAGCCAGAGCAACCCCCAGACACTGGATGCCCTAGTCAGGGCTATTGAGAACTCTAGGGCTACAGAGTCCCTTTTGGAGGCTTGTAGGTGTGGGAAGCCGGCACAAGAAGCCCTACTCTGagtggagaagaagagggagaagctaccaccagagagggagagaatgagacatGAACCGGTGTTTTAAATGTCAAGCCCTAGGACACATTGTACGACACTGCCCGGAAAAAAGATGAGCCCATGCCCACCGAGTCCCCTAACCTGAGCCCTGGCCCCTCCCAGGCAAGGGATATTCCTCATCAAGCGCCCTGCTGGCAGGTAAAGACGGCCCCCGCCCGGCGTGTTCCAGTGAGAATAGGCGGAACTGAAACATTTGCGTTCCTGGACTCTGGCAGCATGGTCTCCCTCAGCCAAAGGGATATACAGGACGACTGGACAATGTTAAGGCGAAGTGAAGGTATCATGCATACACAGCGACGTCCAGGGGTACCCCTGGGCCCGAGTAAAGATGACCACACCTGTGGGAAAGGTCACTATGGTGAGGGGCCTGTCACCGAACTTGTCAGTTCCCGTCCTCCTCGGTCGTGACTTGCCACTCTTCCACCGGTTGTGGCCCAATGTGGAGAAGCATGAGAAGGGCTGACGAGAAGAGGAGCTCACAGCATCGCATGGGCCTGGCACATAACCCGATAACCCGGTTGCCCGCCATAAACTTCGGGGAAAGAAAGTAAAACACACGGGGTGACTAGACGGTCTACTAGGGGAACAGGAGAAGCATGATGAGGAGTCCACACGACGGCTGCGGCGGGTCTTCGAAGAGACGTGCCCTGGAATCGAGCCAAGGCGAAGAGGGATCCAGGCAGGCAAGGATAAGAGGCAGGAGGAAAGAGAACGGCTTCGACAGATCTTCCCAGAGTCCACACCAGAGGAGTCCTGGCCGGTGTTTGGCACGGAGACCAACGACGGCAACATAGATCGAACACCGTCCGACGGCTACAGCAGTTTCCCTTTCCGAAGACCTTATGGGTAAGTTTTGCACGGCCCAACAGCGAGATCCAGAGGTGCTAAGGCTTATGGCCGAAGTGACAATAATTGGTGGGAAGAGGCTACAGGATGAGGGTGAGTTACATTTCCCATATTTTGACATGCGTCACATCCTATTATATTGGATATgtaggagaagggagggggagtTCGAACTATTTGTAGTACTCAGTTCATATCAAGACACTGCGCTGCACTTGGCCCACTCCCATGTCTTGGGCAGACATTTATAACTGGAGAAAAAAGCTGATGGTACTCACCCGGTCATACTGGCTGGGGGTGACCAGAGACGTAGCCGAATACTATGCTACTGTAGAGAGAGGCGCTGGAGATTAAATGGGCGCTAGGGTATCTGAGGTACTACCTCCTGGGGAGAGGTTTCCGTCTGGTCACAGATCATGCCCCCTCAAGTGGATGGCGGCACAGAGGGACACCAATAGCTGGATAATGAGGTGGTTCCTAGCACTGCAGCTGTTTAAATTTGAGGTGGTTCACAAACCTGGAAAACTACACGGGAACGCGGATGCGCTTTCTCGCCGAGACCTGGTATGGCTGGAACAAGTGGTCCAACTACACCCTCTCCTGGAGGTGGGCCGCAGTACAGCCACTACTGATGAGCTCACCCGAGGCCAGTTTACTGATTGTTTGTGCTCTCTTAAGGACCTGATTGAAGGGGCAGAGACATAGTGATTATGAGCCGGAGTCTATGGCGAATTCCAGGACAGTAGGATTCCCGGTTATAGGGTCGGCTCAAGCTGTTGGTCACTTGTCTGTGTCTCATTTTGTGCTGTCCCGCCTAGGATTTCGTCAGTGAATAGGTACGGCCTTTCACACTTTCTTGTCAGGTTCAGGGTCCAGAAACATGACTGTGCTCCAGCAGCCTGTGTCTGAGTCAGTCCAGCCAGGAGACTCTGTGACTCTGAACTGTACAATACACACTGAGACCTGTGTAGGAGAACACAGTGTCTATTGGTTCAGACATGACTCAGGAGAATCCCGTCCAGGAATCATTTACACCCATGGAGACAGGAGTGATCAGTGTGAGAAGAGCCCTGAGGCTGGGTCTCCTACACAGAGCTGTGTCTACAACCTCCCCAAGAGGAACCTCAGCCTCTCTGATGCTGGGACTTACTACTGTGCTGTGGCCTCATGTGGGGAGATGCTGTTTGGGAACGGGACCAAGCTAGACATTCAAGGTAGGTGATATGGCTTGCAtctttttaaatattttactaATCTATTGTGTAGAACACTTACTTGATATTCTGAGTGTCCTCTATCAATGTTTATCTCCACAAGCCATAGGGCAGACCCTATTCTCTTGCTGTAATGCCTGGGTGTAGCATTGACTTGTAAATCCTGGTCATTGTCCTTGTTTGCATCATGTACAAGATGAACCAGAGAAAGTGTCTGCAGTGCAGAGGTATGTGACAACCTTTTAGAAGTTGCTCTTCTTTAATATCACCATCTACAGATGTACCTGCAGTGGAAGAATGAGTTCTATCTTTATCTTTGGTGTGTTTCTTTTCAGGATCAGTCTCTCTGACATGTCGAGCAGTCTCTTCTACAGATGCAGGGGTAAGTAGAATTCCTGAAATTTTGTATTTAAGGAATTTGTGAGGTCTCGGTAGTCATTTATGCAGATTAACTTGGtattcttggacacagggactatctgcttgaaacatgtatgtATTAGAATCggccagggacaggttgaaaatgtcaatgaaaggtgtgtgtgtgtgtgattttatatatatatttatttcaatgtgaatttggtcaggtcgtcAAAGTTACACATTGCTGCTTTAATTTGTAGTGTTAAACCGTTTTTCTCTCTTATCATGCCGCTAACGCCCTCAAACACACAGCAACCTATTTACAGTTACTCTGTGGTCTGTGATGAACACAAGATGAGAATGTATCTTCACTTTGTTAGGTCCTGTTGGCTTTGTACACAtaaccctctgctctctttctttctctctgctctttctctctctcctctctcgcgctcactctctctttctctctttttgtttCTTTCTGTGGTTTTCAGCCAGATGTCTCAGAACTCTTAGCTATCTCATACTCTAGGCGATACTACTTGCTATTCAAGTTGACCATTTTAACAACCGTAAACCAACTATTTTGATGAGGCAGCTCATCTAAACATAGTCGACTGAAATCTGTGAAACACTGAGCTATGTATTAGGTTATTTCAACTAGATCTGTAGTTCTTAGTCAAACACAACAGTTTTAACAGTGAAGTATTAGTATCACCTATAGGACTAGAGGAATCTGCTTCCTCAATATCAAAATCATATGAAGTGATGCTATCCATCCAATTGAGTGTAAACCCTGAGTTAGAGATTTTTTTAGTGAAGTGACTGTGGTGATAGAAGCCCTAGAGGATGACAGTGTCATTGCATGCATGCTCCTAACAAGTTCACAACTGATTCTCTTGATGTTGACCACAGTAGCTGTAGTGATAAAGAATAAGGGATGCCAAACTTGAATGATTATTACCAAATTTGTACTAAATCTATAAGGATAAGAATATAATACAATCTTTGTCTGATTTAGTCCAGCCTGTGACTCTGAACAATGTGAAGGAGATTGTTCTTCCAGAATAAGGCGTCAACAAAAATGATGGGTCCAGTTCGACCAATCACCTGCAACTCCATTGTTGAAGTGTTGTCTACATTGGTGGACTTTTTTCCACCAAAAACAGGTTGTGAGGAGGATGACACCTTCAAAGAGGATCACACTGTGTCTGATATTTCCACTTCTTGTAGAGATGGGTAAGTCCAACTTTTATATTTCTCTGTTTATGAGATGTCTGCCCTTGATTTGGATGCTTGAGATATTACATGTAATACTTTACAGACACTTTGAATATTCTAAGTTGTATTTTGGGTATGTAACAGCAAATATACTATATTGTTCATGTTCCTTAATAGATGTAGTAGCTGGTACTGAATCCTCATCCATACTTCAGGACAGTGGTCTCATATTAGCCAACGTTGGAGACACAGTGATTGTGCACTGCTTCTATAAAGGCCACATGGACATGCATTTCTCCTGGTACAAGCAACACTTAGGAGATAAGCTTCAACTCTTCTCAACCGCCTTTAAGTTTGACAGGAAAGCAACATTTTAACATCAGTTTAAGGATAACCCTCGATTCTCAGTGGAAAATGGCCCAAAAAAGAATCACCTAAGGATCTCAGACATGCAGCTCTCTGATTCAGGCACATACTACTGTGGAAGCTCTTATGGCAACAAGGTGGAGTTGGGAGTAGGAGCCATTCTCATAGTAAAAGGTACGTTTTTGTAAAATTGAATTTACAGATATACGGTGTCAATGGTGTTATACGGTGTTATATCTTAATCAGATGAGATGTTTATTTAACAAATGTTGAGTTTGAACACTTCTACAGTAATATTATAGATATTCGATGCGTTTATCGATCTTGTCAGGATAAGGGTCCAGAAACATGACTGTACTCCAGCAGCCTGTGTCTGAGTCAGTCCAGCCAGGAGACTCTGACTCTGAACTGTACAATACAAACTGAGACCTGTGTAGGAGAACACAGTGTGTATTGGTTCAGACATGGCTCAGGAGAATCCCATCCAGGAATCCTTTACTCCCATGTAGACAGGAGTGATCAGTGTGAGAAGAGCCCTGAGGCTGGGCCTCCTACACAGAGCTGTGTCTACAACCTCCCCAAGAAGAACCTCAGCCTCTAATGGGACTTACTACTGTTCTGTGGCTTCATGTGGGAAGATACTGTTTGGGAATGGGACTGAGGTAAATTCCATTTAATCTGTAAATATCCCCAACGATACTATATATTCGTGCAAACAGCCTACCTCCAAATGATCTCATACATTTGACTCAACAAGCTATACAATATCACCTTTAGCTTTTGGTTCTATTTGTTTACTGTTTGATCTTCCTAAGTGCTCATGAATACAATATGGATTCCCTGACACCCTTTCCGCAGTTCCAGAGCATGATTCTCCATTTGATCTGAGTCCTACTGATCTAGCCTTGGTCGTCTCCAACATCGTTCTGGGGATAGTGACCCTTCTACTTGTCTGGGCGCTGTGCAAGACTTTGAACAGagtttttactttattttatgtTACATATAACACAAGTTTATAAATGCCCAACATACAGTAAACTTGACCCCCCCAAAGATCTAGGTCAGGTTAAGATCCTTTCTGGGTTTCATGGTTTGTTTccttttcttctttaaggttgcagcccctatcatcgccaagcctatttCTGACCTTTTTTAAGCTGTCTCCTCTCTGGGGAAGATCCCATTGCTTTGAAGGTAGCCAGTGCGTgttctttatttaaagggggagatcaagatCTTAACTGTTATAGTCCAATtcctattttgccctgtttatcagaAGTGTTGGAagaacttgtcaataatcaactgactggcttttttgatgtctgtagtattctctctggtatgcaatctggtatctgctcaggttatggatgtgtcactgcaacctcaATAGTTCTAAATTATGttaccattgcccttgattctaagcaatgttgtgctgctattgtCATTGACTGCCTATTGACTCTGAGGGTTTAGAAATTGAGGTAGTcgcctcatacaagtacttgggaggaTGGCCAGACGATACTGTGCTTCTCTCAGCACACATCAAAGCTGCAGGTTAAGGTTGAatatagacttggtttcctctatcgcaatcgctcctctttcagatgactatcctaccaatgctAGATTAAGTAGACTTAGTTTATAGATCATCAAGTAAGGGCAGCTAGATGTTGTTTACCATTTCGGCCATCCGATTTGCCATCAaggctccttataggacacatcacggCACTCTGTAGTCCTCTATAAACTGGTCCTCTCTGTATACCCCTCACAAGACCCAcgggttgatgcttatttataaaaccctcttaggcctcactccccccaatctgagatacctactgcagcccttatccaccacatacaacacctgttctgccattcacattctgttaaaggtctccaaagcgcacacatccctgggtcgctcctcttttcagttcgctgcagcaagcaactggaacgagctgcaaaaaacactcactggtcagttttatctcaatctcttcattcaaagactcaatcatggacactcttactgacagttgtggatgctttgtgtgatgtatcgTTGTTCAtgaccaataatgtttgtaccatgttgtgctgctgccatgtgttGAAACCATGTTGGcttgtggtgttgctaccatgctgtgttatcattttcaatatagtttcattagattATTTAACTTTATTCGTGTCGTTCggcgtgttgcgttgttcgactttgttgacgttggagagcttagcgctgcatggccagtgtgcttgctaattcaagagggaaagagttcgTTCTGAATCCAtgcaacgattgttctggacaaaggaccccttgtacaacattctgatagaagatcagcaaaagtaggaaccattttgtgatgctatttcatatatctgtcgaactgtgtactagtagctttgcgctcaggttttggttattcccttaccataactaagtcttatgtcgtaatgaagatatttttagaattctaacactgcgattgcattaagaactaatggatctatcgtttcctatacaacatgtatttttttgtaatgtttatgaatagctatttggtcagaacaggtgagagtctaatagaaatatctgcacattctgggaaaaagatgctacgttagcacgttatgctacgttatgctacgttgtataaccacggatttcagctctaaatatgcacattttttgaacaaaacataagtgtatgtataacctgatgttacaggactgtcatctgaggaatgtttatgaaggttagtgaaatttaatatcttttgctggtttattcgctaacgctaacgtgcctattgctatcgctaacgtgccttgatgaatgaatgcggtagtgtggtaggctattgtagtaagctaatataatgctatattgtgttttcgctgtaaaacacttagaaaatctgaaatattggctgtattcacaagatctttgtctttaatttgctatacaccatgtatttttcagaaatgttttatgatgagtatttcggtatgtcacgttggtgtctgtaattattctggctgctttcggtgcaatttctgattgtagccgcaatgtaaactatgatttatacctgaaatatgcacatttttcgaacaaaacatagatttattgtatgacatgttataagactgtcatctgattaagttgtttcttggtttctttggtttgttctaggttagtttggttgattttgattttgctacctgtgctgtgaaaaatgtctgtgcttttttctatttgttggtgagctaacataaatatatattgtgttttccctgtaaaacatttaaaaaatcagacatgttggctggattcacaagatgtgtatctttcattagctgtattggacttgttaatgtgtgaaagttaaatatttcaaaataaatttttggaatttcgcgctctgccttttcagtggaatgtgggaggagttccgctagcggaacggggggtgagacaggttaattcttcccaaagggtcgatacagctgtaattcagacaaaaaaaaaacatttcacacaagcactgatattaaACCCTTTCTCCTAAGCTGAGTCTCCTCCTCCACAACTGAACAGCCAacgcatctctgttgctagacagatccttagtgatatctgttcttcctcacttcatctaacCTGACCTATAcccccaaagtgctcactcctccccagCTCAAGGCTGTCATGGTTATTGATACCAgcctgtgtctcttctcctcccagaggaaccctgatggctaacaataacatatcctgacataatgtaaatgttataccttaccctctctccctcagtgacattgtTTGTATCTAAGATCTCCACCCGTCTCAcgttatcaatgcctgccacatgtAATCGCTTCCCTGCACTCAACACATTCCAAGCTTAGTTGCACCCattatataccttcctcctataacccttaacttCAAGTGTAGACCCTCAACCTTAGCACTCcgtcagtgacatgaataagtatattttcatattctcagaacccacaGTTTTCAGGACTTATCGTTATTTTGTTTTGGCACacatgttgatccatcctcagttttattctctacagccattaaactgtaactgttttaatgtcattGGACTCAGGATGAATTCCCTCATCGGTttacttcctctccggcaactgagttaggaaggacacctatatctttgtagtgactgggtgtattgatacaccatccaaagtgtaattaataactgcaccatgctcaaagggatattaaatgttgcttttttaattttttttacccatctaacaATAGGTTACCTTCTTTGAGAGGCatttgaaaagagagagaaggagagagagaaagagagaataaggGGTATTTCATCCCCCAGTGTTAGTCTATGAGATACACAGTGATGTTCACCTCAGCAGGTCTCCCTCTACGCTGAGCTGCTTCTTCCCGTCACTCACACCACAGGAAGTGATGCATACCCTCACTGGTCCCTCCTCTACCTCAGACCCAAATCCTTTTCTCCTTATAAGGTGCTTCTCAGAATAGGGGGCTGTGATCAGTACAATGCCAAGACAGGAAATACTAAGGGGGGAATAACATCATGATAAAGGCAATTTTGGTTTAATGCTTTATTTGGCTTTAGAAGTGATCAATACAATGCAATTGTTCACTGTTGGGTACTTTGCCCCCTCAGGGTCACCCTATAAAAAAATTACCAAATCACTAACAGACACAACAGAGATCTAAGTTAAGAGAGGCCAAAAGAGGCAACTACTCTGCGCCATTAAACAGTTGTGATTTGACTTCTAACTCCTCTCTATCCACACCCTGAACCACTGAGCTGTGTGGCCTAACTGAGTTGGAGAGAGCTACAGTGGCCCTGAGGTACAACTCACAAACATACACTGCAGAGACTGATTGATTtacattttaatacatttaataTAACTACACAGAAAAGAGCAAGATTTAAACTTGTATTCTAAGATA
This is a stretch of genomic DNA from Salvelinus alpinus chromosome 11, SLU_Salpinus.1, whole genome shotgun sequence. It encodes these proteins:
- the LOC139533339 gene encoding uncharacterized protein, which encodes MHADTVARCTVLAGSCSGGRMALDLRLSRVQSPTARQFYSSLCLNQSSQETLNCTIQTETCEGELLVYWFRHGSGESRPGIIYTYGDRSDQCENSPEAGSPTQSYVYNLPKRNLSLSDAGTYYCAVASCGEILFGNWTKLDVECAASQSSEIHLVTANVGETVTLHDFYKGNLALYFMWYKQTMGDNPQLLSTFYKYNKNATFYHEFKDNTRFSVQSGKGMNHLKISDMQLSDSASYYCGNSYANQVEFGAGLILTVKGSRNMTVLQQPVSESVQPGDSVTLNCTIHTETCVGEHSVYWFRHDSGESRPGIIYTHGDRSDQCEKSPEAGSPTQSCVYNLPKRNLSLSDAGTYYCAVASCGEMLFGNGTKLDIQDEPEKVSAVQRISLSDMSSSLFYRCRGK